The following are from one region of the Pygocentrus nattereri isolate fPygNat1 chromosome 20, fPygNat1.pri, whole genome shotgun sequence genome:
- the LOC119261835 gene encoding uncharacterized protein LOC119261835, protein MRSCDAMALLLCGIGVLSVSLSSQAGLTVEAEPGDDVTLWCKHSLTKSAHLFWCKHTNNSVSVYIACRYYSLTLSPHPCFFIPESKRSVMGVNSTFSSLTITAVNLSDSGLYYCSTLRDRYMIFSNTTHLQIRERSRISSRNPDEPKKVSCSTPEVFHLLTLLFGAVIAVLLSALLILIFTRQTDRKDQRDGTAELPLLDHHLQWRNTTAVHYNQCIDVKPEEPLINYK, encoded by the exons ATGAGGAGCTGTGATGCTATGGCTCTGCTGCTGTGTGGGATCG gtgtgcTGTCAGTGAGTTTGAGCTCTCAGGCTGGTTTAACTGTAGAAGCAGAACCTGGTGATGATGTCACTCTCTGGTGTAAACACAGTCTGACTAAATCAGCTCATTTATTCTGgtgtaaacacacaaataattCAGTGTCAGTTTATATCGCATGCAGATATTATTCATTAACATTATCCCCTCATCCCTGTTTCTTCATCCCTGAGAGTAAGAGGTCAGTGATGGGAGTGAACTCCACGTTCTCCTCTCTCACTATAACTGCAGTTAATCTCTCTGACTCAGGACTCTATTACTGCAGCACGCTGAGGGACAGATACATGATCTTCAGCAACACAACACATCTACAAATCAGAG AGAGAAGCAGAATCTCTTCCAGGAATCCAGACGAACCCAAAAAAG TATCCTGCTCTACTCCTGAGGTGTTCCACCTGCTGACTCTGCTGTTTGGAGCTGTGATTGCGGTTCTGCTCAGTGCTCTTCTCATCCTGATCTTCACCAGACAGACCGACCGTAAAGACCAGAGAGACG GAACTGCGGAGCTCCCACTGCTGGATCACCATCTTCAGTGGAGGAACACGACTGCAGTACATTATAATCAGTGCATTGACGTTAAACCAGAAGAACCTCtaataaactacaaataa
- the LOC108416119 gene encoding H-2 class I histocompatibility antigen, Q10 alpha chain-like: MATARPNHCWLPGVGSGTTTRAKSTLCIMDYSTVTMKYLFVLAVNVHLISAASHSLQYFYIAVTPGINFPEFTVVGLVDGEQFVYYDSDIGKMIPKTEWMEKREGENYWTRETKKAQGNQESFKVGVGNLMQRFNQTGGVHTVQVMYACELHEDGTKRGYRQEGYDGEDFLSLDLNTGTWTAANAKAVSNKQKLDHKNVANYHKNYLENTCIDWLEKYVEYGRSSLERKVPPEASLFQKDSSSPVVCHATGFFPKAVMISWQKNGEDLHEDVELRETLPNQDGTFQKRSVLTVSPEQRKGNEYTCVVQHPGLKTELRLSDPRVLSGDSCRARLRAFVAVLCFAVIVCVGVFVWRRKPCFKPVSGKHKCSFEEESLSNISKRPVPPC, encoded by the exons ATGGCCACAGCACGTCCGAA TCATTGCTGGCTTCCTGGTGTAGGGAGTGGAACAACAACAAGAGCAAAATCTACCCTGTGTATAATGGATTACAGTACAGTGACCATGAAATACTTGTTTGTTCTGGCTGTGAATGTTCATCTAATATCAGCAG cctctcactctctgcaGTACTTCTACATTGCAGTAACTCCAGGAATAAACTTCCCAGAGTTCACTGTGGTGGGTCTGGTggatggagagcagtttgtttACTATGACAGTGACATCGGGAAGATGATCCCAAAGACAGAGTggatggagaagagagagggtgaaaatTACTGGaccagagagacaaagaaagcaCAGGGTAATCAGGAGAGCTTCAAAGTTGGTGTGGGTAATCTAATGCAGCGCTTCAACCAGACTGGAG gggtTCACACAGTGCAGGTGATGTATGCCTGTGAGCTGCATGAGGATGGAACCAAGAGAGGATACAGACAGGAAGGTTATGATGGAGAAGACTTCCTCAGTCTGGATCTGAACACAGGCACCTGGACTGCAGCCAACGCTAAAGCTGTTAGTAACAAACAGAAGCTGGACCATAAAAATGTCGCCAACTATCATAAAAACTACCTGGAGAACACTTGCATTGATTGGTTAGAGAAGTATGTGGAGTACGGCAGATCCAGTCTGGAGAGGAAAG ttccTCCTGAGGCGTCTCTGTTCCAGAAGGACTCTTCTTCTCCAGTGGTGTGTCATGCTACAGGTTTCTTCCCCAAAGCAGTGATGATCTCCTGGCAGAAGAATGGAGAGGATCTGCATGAGGACGTGGAGCTCAGAGAGACGCTACCCAACCAGGATGGAACCTTCCAGAAGAGGAGCGTTCTGACCGTCTCACCTGAGCAGAGGAAAGGAAATGAGTACACCTGTGTCGTTCAGCATCCCGGATTGAAGACGGAGCTCCGGCTTTCTGATCCCAGAGTCCTGTCAG GTGATTCCTGCAGAGCGCGGCTTCGGGCTTTCGTGGCTGTTCTGTGCTTcgctgtgattgtgtgtgtcgGAGTATTCGTTTGGAGGAGGAAGCCTT GCTTCAAACCTGTTTCTGGAAAgcacaaatgct CGTTTGAGGAAGAATCGTTATCCAACATCTCCAAAAGACCAGTGCCTCCATGCTGA